From a region of the Paenibacillus sp. FSL R10-2734 genome:
- a CDS encoding branched-chain amino acid ABC transporter permease, whose protein sequence is MEYFIQQLINGISVGSIYALIALGYTMVYGIIKLINFAHGDVFMVGSFIGLFSARYLASAGLPPILVLLISLVISMTISALLGMSIERLAYKPLRKASRIAVLITAIGVSFFLEYSGVFVLGPQAKGFPEILNKQQYNLFGSSIQVDSNQIMILGTTVILMIILQYIVHRTKIGKAMRAVSFDMEAARLMGINVDRTISATFAIGSALAAAAGVIFGMTYNSVDPMMGVLPGLKAFVAAVLGGIGSIPGALVGGLLLGTVETGVSSLGYSSWRDGVAFAVLILILIFKPSGLFGKNVREKV, encoded by the coding sequence ATGGAGTATTTCATTCAACAGTTAATTAACGGGATTTCTGTAGGGAGCATTTATGCTCTGATCGCATTGGGTTACACCATGGTCTACGGGATTATTAAATTGATCAATTTCGCCCATGGTGATGTGTTTATGGTTGGGTCGTTTATTGGATTGTTCAGTGCCAGGTACTTGGCTTCAGCAGGGCTTCCTCCGATACTGGTCTTACTTATCTCATTGGTGATTTCTATGACAATCAGTGCGTTGCTGGGGATGTCGATCGAACGGCTAGCGTACAAACCTCTACGAAAAGCTTCGCGAATCGCTGTGTTGATTACTGCAATTGGCGTTTCTTTTTTTCTGGAATACAGCGGTGTGTTTGTGCTCGGTCCTCAGGCTAAAGGATTTCCGGAGATTCTTAATAAGCAGCAATACAACTTGTTTGGTTCCTCGATTCAGGTGGACTCCAATCAAATCATGATCTTGGGGACAACGGTTATTTTGATGATCATCCTTCAGTATATAGTACACCGTACAAAGATTGGTAAAGCGATGCGGGCCGTTTCTTTTGATATGGAAGCTGCGCGTTTGATGGGGATTAATGTAGACCGGACCATTTCAGCCACCTTCGCTATAGGATCCGCACTTGCGGCAGCAGCAGGTGTTATTTTTGGAATGACTTACAATTCAGTTGATCCTATGATGGGGGTGCTTCCCGGGCTTAAAGCTTTTGTGGCTGCGGTTCTAGGTGGCATTGGCAGTATTCCGGGTGCTCTGGTAGGAGGGCTACTACTGGGCACAGTTGAGACAGGAGTTTCTTCTCTGGGATACTCTTCGTGGCGTGATGGTGTGGCATTTGCTGTACTTATCCTAATCCTTATCTTTAAACCGTCCGGGCTGTTTGGTAAAAATGTCCGCGAGAAAGTGTAG
- a CDS encoding DinB family protein — protein MNNRSDLLNQFKELNEFVLGIIDLDWKTPIAEGKWAIHDVVSHIMLWDKYFYESTIEPIACDNAITLQLIDFDQFNNDAVTYGRTKTKDELIELTMKYRNLILECISSLEEGKYSKKYVDGRFSFESYLKDFISHDRHHMMQIKKLK, from the coding sequence ATGAATAACAGATCAGACTTGCTAAATCAGTTTAAAGAATTGAACGAATTTGTTCTGGGTATTATTGATTTGGATTGGAAAACACCCATCGCTGAAGGAAAATGGGCAATTCATGATGTGGTTAGTCATATTATGTTATGGGATAAATACTTCTATGAATCGACGATAGAACCGATAGCATGCGATAATGCGATAACACTTCAACTTATTGATTTCGATCAATTCAATAATGATGCTGTTACATATGGTAGGACAAAAACCAAAGACGAATTAATAGAATTGACTATGAAGTATCGTAACTTAATATTAGAATGTATAAGCAGTCTTGAAGAGGGGAAATACTCGAAAAAATATGTTGACGGAAGGTTTTCCTTTGAGTCCTATTTAAAGGATTTTATATCGCATGACCGACATCATATGATGCAGATTAAAAAATTAAAATGA
- a CDS encoding class I SAM-dependent methyltransferase produces the protein MELFKQIPLYRFLALCNESGMEKTILDCGAGGDSPPLSLFENYGYSTYGLEMNVEQMNRANQFAAERGQNLNIHQGDMRQLAISDESMSFVYSYNSIFHMKKQDVIEAINEMKRVLKPGGLLFVNFLTLKDFRVGDGVDLGEYQYEQMEDDELVIHSYYDYHEADSMFDDMELIYKEDRVLERRFEGEWIRQGFIDYIYKK, from the coding sequence ATGGAGCTTTTTAAACAAATACCGTTGTATAGATTTTTGGCATTATGTAATGAAAGTGGTATGGAAAAGACCATATTAGATTGCGGGGCAGGAGGGGATTCGCCTCCATTAAGCTTGTTTGAGAATTATGGATATAGTACATACGGGTTAGAGATGAATGTTGAGCAAATGAACAGAGCTAATCAGTTCGCAGCGGAAAGAGGGCAGAATTTAAACATACACCAAGGCGACATGAGACAGCTTGCAATAAGCGATGAGTCAATGAGTTTTGTGTATTCGTATAATTCTATTTTTCATATGAAAAAACAAGATGTAATAGAAGCGATAAATGAAATGAAGCGGGTGCTAAAACCTGGTGGATTATTATTTGTAAATTTTTTAACTCTTAAGGATTTTCGAGTCGGCGACGGAGTTGATTTAGGAGAATATCAGTATGAACAAATGGAAGATGATGAATTGGTAATACACTCTTATTATGATTATCATGAAGCGGATTCTATGTTTGATGATATGGAATTAATATATAAAGAAGATCGAGTGCTTGAAAGAAGGTTTGAAGGCGAATGGATTCGACAAGGATTTATCGATTACATATATAAAAAATAG
- a CDS encoding GNAT family N-acetyltransferase, giving the protein MEISLFKSSLNEASIIHEMQVKTFMPFLNKYQDYETSPANESVERTIDRLNQSFTEYYIIKSSDLNVGAIRIVRKENKTYRVSPIFILPEHQGKGIAQRVFSIIEDKYNDARVWELDSILQEQGNCYLYEKIGYQKTGETKQINDKMTILFYKKTLI; this is encoded by the coding sequence ATGGAAATTTCTTTATTCAAATCAAGTCTTAATGAAGCTTCGATTATTCACGAAATGCAAGTCAAAACCTTCATGCCTTTTTTAAATAAATATCAAGATTATGAAACTAGCCCTGCAAATGAATCTGTGGAACGAACAATAGATCGATTAAATCAATCTTTTACGGAGTATTACATTATTAAAAGCTCTGATCTTAACGTAGGTGCCATTCGAATTGTTAGGAAAGAGAATAAGACCTATCGTGTGAGCCCAATATTTATTTTGCCTGAACATCAAGGAAAAGGAATTGCTCAAAGGGTATTTTCGATTATCGAAGATAAATATAACGATGCGAGAGTTTGGGAGTTGGATTCAATATTGCAAGAACAAGGGAATTGTTATCTCTATGAGAAAATAGGCTATCAAAAGACGGGAGAAACAAAACAAATTAACGATAAAATGACCATTCTATTTTATAAAAAAACCTTGATTTAG
- a CDS encoding GNAT family N-acetyltransferase yields MSNNSRILYSTNEETDYVRKKLIEFNSKQVPNGIYEEINLCLKDDKGEVIAGLNSAICWNWMEIDILWVDDNYRSQGYGKRLLEEAEEVARAKKCTFIKLNTFSFQAPEFYKKYGYKVIATIEDAPLGNRHYYYKKDLNYE; encoded by the coding sequence ATGTCGAATAATTCTAGGATACTTTATAGCACAAATGAAGAAACCGATTACGTTAGAAAAAAACTTATTGAATTCAACTCTAAACAAGTACCAAACGGCATTTACGAAGAGATAAATTTATGTTTGAAGGATGATAAAGGGGAGGTTATTGCCGGTCTCAACAGTGCAATTTGTTGGAACTGGATGGAGATTGATATTTTATGGGTGGACGATAACTATCGTAGTCAAGGATACGGGAAAAGATTATTGGAAGAAGCAGAAGAAGTTGCTAGAGCGAAGAAATGTACTTTTATCAAACTAAATACATTCAGTTTTCAAGCGCCTGAATTTTATAAGAAATATGGATACAAAGTAATTGCGACTATCGAAGATGCTCCGCTTGGGAATAGGCACTATTACTATAAGAAGGATCTTAACTATGAGTAA
- a CDS encoding oxidoreductase, giving the protein MKTINQLQTKASSRYDSFEHVQEGNKNTKFADIIIDGRSLYQMLKRHDMIPSFGWGSEEHQRTIINYFLLNQTHEYLYYRYPILVCPWCGDEECGFISVFVEKEEDHIIWRDFKLEPSNEAIDVGPFYFKWDEYEKVINETFGIAGIQ; this is encoded by the coding sequence ATGAAAACTATAAATCAATTACAAACTAAAGCTTCAAGTAGATATGATAGCTTTGAACATGTTCAAGAAGGTAATAAAAACACCAAATTTGCCGACATAATAATTGATGGCAGGTCTCTTTATCAAATGCTGAAAAGGCATGACATGATTCCATCCTTCGGGTGGGGTAGTGAAGAGCATCAAAGAACAATAATTAACTATTTTTTATTAAACCAAACGCACGAATATTTGTATTACAGATACCCCATATTAGTCTGCCCATGGTGTGGAGATGAAGAATGTGGCTTTATATCCGTATTTGTTGAGAAAGAAGAGGATCATATCATATGGAGAGATTTCAAACTGGAACCCAGCAATGAAGCTATTGATGTTGGGCCTTTTTATTTTAAATGGGATGAGTACGAGAAAGTTATAAATGAGACTTTTGGGATTGCGGGGATTCAATAA
- a CDS encoding MBL fold metallo-hydrolase, whose protein sequence is MKIQHIRNATLWLEYGGSTFLIDPMLSEQGANPPVFNTENDRRNPLVPLPGAVEQWLSPNAILVTHLHPDHWDAAAVSLLPHDLPLFGQEGDRDTLVEQGFENVTEIIDKLTFQGITITRTGGQHGTGEIGQLMGKVSGFVFQAEGEPVMYVAGDTIWCDEVKIALDVFKPEVTIVNAGGAKFITGGHITMNEQDVVDLCEYAPSTKVIAVHMNAINHCLVTRDKLKAHLEKEELQDRVKLPEDGEWCNV, encoded by the coding sequence ATGAAAATACAGCATATTCGCAATGCGACCCTATGGCTGGAGTATGGGGGAAGTACATTTTTAATTGATCCTATGTTGAGTGAGCAGGGCGCTAATCCACCTGTTTTTAATACTGAAAATGACCGCCGGAATCCTCTAGTTCCTTTGCCGGGAGCAGTTGAACAATGGCTGAGTCCTAATGCAATATTGGTTACGCATCTTCATCCAGATCACTGGGATGCCGCTGCTGTTTCCTTGCTACCGCATGATCTACCGCTATTTGGTCAAGAGGGGGATAGGGATACCCTAGTAGAGCAGGGATTTGAGAACGTCACGGAAATCATCGATAAGCTAACATTTCAAGGAATAACTATAACACGTACCGGTGGACAGCATGGAACTGGAGAGATTGGTCAGCTTATGGGCAAGGTATCAGGGTTTGTGTTTCAGGCGGAAGGAGAACCTGTTATGTATGTGGCAGGAGACACGATTTGGTGTGATGAGGTGAAGATTGCACTCGATGTATTTAAACCTGAGGTGACGATCGTTAATGCTGGTGGTGCGAAGTTTATAACCGGAGGTCATATTACAATGAATGAGCAGGATGTCGTAGACTTATGCGAATATGCTCCTTCTACTAAGGTGATTGCAGTACACATGAACGCCATCAACCATTGCCTAGTTACCCGGGATAAGCTAAAAGCTCACTTGGAGAAGGAGGAGCTGCAGGATCGAGTAAAGCTTCCGGAAGATGGAGAATGGTGTAACGTATAG
- a CDS encoding Lrp/AsnC family transcriptional regulator, which translates to MMSSYSIDDVDFRILQLLIEDSTISHRDIGRQVHMTGQAVGARIRKMQDTGVIEGYTVRWNPDLVGESIHAFINVFLGSNTVHQAFQTFAKQHDSVKEMHRVSGEGCYWIRVRTGSQEDLNIFLDELLKFGNYRVNLSMGKLK; encoded by the coding sequence ATGATGAGTTCTTATTCCATAGATGATGTGGATTTTCGCATCCTACAGCTTCTAATTGAAGATTCCACGATCAGTCACAGAGACATTGGGCGGCAAGTACATATGACAGGTCAAGCTGTGGGTGCGCGTATTCGTAAAATGCAGGACACTGGTGTGATTGAAGGCTACACCGTCCGCTGGAATCCAGATTTGGTCGGGGAGAGTATTCATGCCTTTATTAATGTTTTTCTAGGTTCGAATACGGTACATCAAGCCTTTCAGACATTTGCAAAGCAGCATGACAGCGTAAAAGAAATGCATCGAGTTAGCGGAGAAGGCTGCTATTGGATACGAGTCCGTACAGGAAGCCAAGAAGATTTGAATATTTTTCTCGACGAGCTGCTGAAGTTCGGAAATTACAGAGTCAATCTATCGATGGGAAAGCTTAAATAA
- a CDS encoding S-layer homology domain-containing protein — MRFAVNAQQAGEYDAVVRYKNTSSDVTDLLLEVNGLKEAAKVNVVETSSWKTMQVKLKLRAGINTVSLSNDNIDWGKVTIDRLTVKNSVNKVYRGATVPYISYEAEDAVTNGTLIGPSRKYRTMASEASGRQAVALKNTGDYIEFKLAEAANSIVLRYSIPDSPDGAGAEETLTLYVDGVKKQLNLTSKYAWEYGSYPWSNDPRQGSGHRFFDEIHALIGDAPAGATIRLEKGTGDNAASYVIDLMDMEQVAPELTRPEGFISVTDFGAVANDEGDDTTAFKAALEEANATGKGVWFPAGAFNVGDGLLDLNTAEIRGAGMWYTVLNGAKFYGHGGKIGVYDLLIEGGINVRDDEGVTNAFHGAFGQGSVIQNVWIEHTKAGLWLTQPIGEKARTNGLYMAGLRIRNLMADGINFAVGTGNSMMEQSDIRYPGDDGIAMWSFTDAKLNDVNGTERTLSYNNTARFNNVSLPWLADNIVVFGGKDNKVQDNVVKDTVTNGAGIAVSTRFSAEPFQGTTIVERNTLLRTGSYDSGYGVNLGALWLYAGESDLKGKVLIRNNTALDSTYSGLIAHGNLVGNALTTIDGVVLTNNVFDGAGTSGIEVTKNLKGNLLVDNLIIRGERMNLLTNASPEFSIFEQNQGVATAIKSFSIKLADGQSGPVVLEQGKSETLQVLDKEGVDITAQATLNVMSSDIATFTNDSLNGVKAGSTDFTVTVGNDKRVYTLEVVVPDGGTDPVDPTSTPSPTSTPGPTSTPGPIDPTGPTSTPGPTNPTSSPDPSGPVNPVAPVATPTPAANNDAQLKAKATAGQALIEISANGDGIARFSAEALRNAAALSPNAVLVIGSGDMSYRFPLGLVESVLKAAQMPAGTLEFQLSPLSGTGLEQLLAKAKQQGFIVQGTPANITLKVTDGKTTVPANGFGTTYVDRTFLIAGALVAKTGVVLIYDEQMGSFRYVPALFELVGGMTKVTVKSSSASSIFVVAQHPVTFGDISTHWAKNEIEMLASRLILTGQSTDNFAPQKSVSRAEFAAMLIRSLGLTAENTTKTFSDVSDLSWYAADARAAAALGLVQGYEDGTFRPNAPITREQMAVMAARALKILNLGAGESGATLETNAFTDSSAISSWAKAAVNVLTAKGIMKGQSADSFAPGNDTSRAEAAVILTRLLKAAGLLN; from the coding sequence ATACGTTTTGCAGTCAATGCCCAGCAAGCTGGTGAATATGATGCCGTTGTTCGTTACAAGAATACTTCCAGTGATGTTACGGATCTGTTGCTTGAGGTGAACGGCCTGAAGGAAGCGGCTAAAGTTAACGTGGTCGAGACTTCCTCTTGGAAGACTATGCAGGTGAAGTTGAAGCTACGTGCAGGGATCAATACGGTTTCTCTAAGCAACGACAACATCGATTGGGGTAAAGTAACTATTGATAGGCTGACAGTAAAAAATAGCGTGAATAAAGTTTACCGTGGAGCAACAGTTCCTTACATCAGCTATGAAGCTGAGGATGCAGTGACTAACGGAACACTAATCGGTCCTTCGCGAAAATATCGTACTATGGCTTCCGAGGCTTCTGGACGACAAGCTGTCGCCTTGAAGAATACTGGGGACTATATAGAGTTCAAGCTTGCAGAAGCAGCTAATTCTATTGTTCTTCGCTATTCCATTCCGGACAGTCCAGATGGTGCTGGTGCTGAAGAAACCTTGACTCTATATGTAGATGGAGTTAAGAAACAGCTTAATCTGACTTCGAAATACGCTTGGGAATATGGCAGCTACCCATGGTCTAATGATCCTCGTCAAGGTAGTGGACATCGCTTCTTTGATGAGATTCATGCTCTGATTGGTGATGCTCCTGCTGGAGCAACCATTCGCTTAGAGAAGGGGACAGGAGACAATGCAGCTTCTTACGTCATCGACTTAATGGATATGGAGCAGGTCGCTCCTGAGCTGACTCGCCCTGAAGGATTTATTTCCGTAACGGATTTTGGAGCGGTAGCGAATGATGAAGGCGACGATACCACAGCCTTTAAGGCAGCGCTTGAGGAAGCGAATGCTACGGGTAAAGGTGTTTGGTTCCCAGCAGGTGCCTTTAATGTCGGAGATGGTCTACTCGATTTGAATACCGCTGAAATACGTGGTGCTGGCATGTGGTATACCGTTCTTAATGGAGCCAAATTCTACGGCCACGGCGGCAAGATTGGTGTATACGATCTATTGATTGAAGGCGGTATTAATGTACGGGATGATGAGGGGGTCACGAATGCGTTCCATGGTGCTTTCGGCCAAGGCTCAGTCATTCAAAACGTATGGATTGAACATACCAAAGCAGGCTTGTGGTTAACACAACCTATTGGTGAGAAGGCTCGCACGAATGGTCTGTATATGGCAGGTCTACGAATCCGTAACCTAATGGCGGATGGAATTAACTTTGCCGTAGGTACCGGCAACAGCATGATGGAACAAAGTGACATCCGCTATCCAGGGGATGATGGTATTGCGATGTGGTCGTTCACAGATGCCAAATTGAATGATGTGAATGGAACAGAACGGACACTGAGCTATAACAATACGGCGCGTTTTAATAACGTCTCACTACCATGGTTGGCTGATAACATTGTGGTCTTCGGTGGTAAAGATAACAAAGTTCAAGATAACGTGGTAAAGGACACTGTAACTAACGGAGCTGGGATCGCTGTATCTACCCGTTTCTCCGCAGAGCCGTTCCAAGGAACGACTATCGTTGAGCGGAATACATTGCTTCGCACAGGTAGTTATGATTCGGGTTACGGAGTGAATCTCGGTGCGTTATGGCTGTACGCTGGTGAGAGTGACCTAAAAGGAAAAGTGCTCATCCGTAACAATACGGCGCTCGATAGCACCTATTCTGGTCTGATTGCCCACGGTAATCTGGTGGGAAATGCCCTCACGACTATTGATGGAGTTGTTCTGACGAATAATGTATTTGACGGGGCAGGTACGAGTGGCATAGAAGTTACCAAAAATCTAAAAGGTAATCTGCTCGTCGACAACTTGATTATTCGTGGTGAACGAATGAACCTCCTGACCAATGCGTCTCCTGAATTTAGCATCTTCGAACAGAACCAAGGAGTAGCGACGGCAATTAAGTCCTTCTCCATTAAGCTGGCAGATGGACAGAGCGGACCTGTTGTACTGGAGCAAGGAAAGTCAGAAACCCTTCAGGTATTGGACAAAGAAGGGGTGGATATTACTGCACAAGCTACCCTTAACGTTATGAGCAGTGACATTGCTACATTTACAAACGACAGTCTTAATGGAGTTAAAGCGGGAAGCACAGACTTCACGGTAACTGTTGGCAACGATAAAAGAGTGTATACGCTTGAGGTGGTAGTACCTGATGGCGGGACAGATCCTGTGGACCCAACGAGCACACCAAGTCCAACGAGTACACCTGGTCCAACAAGTACTCCAGGTCCAATAGACCCGACTGGTCCAACGAGTACTCCAGGTCCAACGAACCCGACGAGTTCACCTGATCCATCAGGGCCAGTAAACCCTGTTGCACCTGTCGCTACACCTACACCAGCTGCGAATAATGATGCGCAGCTAAAAGCTAAGGCGACTGCTGGGCAAGCTCTTATCGAGATCTCAGCTAACGGAGATGGTATAGCTCGCTTTAGCGCAGAAGCATTACGCAATGCGGCAGCACTTAGCCCAAATGCGGTGCTTGTCATTGGAAGTGGCGATATGAGCTATCGCTTCCCGTTAGGGCTCGTGGAGAGCGTGCTGAAAGCTGCACAAATGCCAGCAGGCACTCTAGAGTTCCAACTAAGTCCGCTAAGCGGAACAGGATTGGAACAACTGCTTGCCAAGGCTAAGCAGCAAGGATTTATTGTGCAAGGAACACCGGCGAATATTACCTTAAAGGTCACAGATGGTAAAACCACTGTACCTGCTAATGGGTTTGGCACTACGTATGTAGATCGTACATTTTTGATAGCGGGAGCACTGGTTGCAAAGACGGGGGTTGTCCTTATTTACGATGAGCAGATGGGTTCCTTCCGTTATGTACCTGCATTGTTCGAGCTCGTAGGTGGGATGACCAAGGTTACTGTTAAGAGCAGCAGTGCTAGCAGTATATTCGTCGTTGCACAACACCCTGTGACATTCGGGGATATTTCTACACATTGGGCGAAGAATGAGATTGAGATGCTTGCTAGTCGACTGATCTTGACCGGACAATCCACAGATAACTTTGCGCCTCAGAAATCTGTCAGTCGTGCTGAGTTCGCAGCTATGCTAATTCGCTCTTTAGGCCTAACCGCTGAGAACACAACAAAGACCTTCAGTGATGTGTCCGATTTATCTTGGTATGCGGCGGATGCCAGAGCCGCAGCGGCCTTAGGGCTGGTTCAAGGCTATGAGGATGGAACCTTCCGTCCGAATGCTCCTATTACACGGGAGCAAATGGCTGTTATGGCAGCTAGAGCATTGAAGATTTTGAACCTTGGAGCTGGGGAATCTGGAGCTACCCTTGAGACAAATGCATTTACAGATTCATCTGCCATTTCTTCTTGGGCCAAAGCGGCTGTGAATGTCTTAACAGCAAAAGGAATCATGAAAGGTCAATCGGCAGATAGCTTTGCGCCTGGCAATGATACTAGCCGTGCAGAAGCAGCTGTGATCCTAACAAGATTGCTTAAAGCAGCTGGATTATTGAATTAA
- a CDS encoding pentapeptide repeat-containing protein, with protein MKFKMDSPKITDPDALLPEQIYSLQSKDEFSRCSISDTVIDNQEANKVSFDQVIFKNVTIIESSLTGIELMDVVFERCDLSNVDFTNAIIHRTEFRNCKLIGTDFTRGRFQNVRVVDCIGDFATFRLANLKQVAFENSSLMSSDYYQSNFQKVSFSECNIDQATLSGSKLNGIDLSDCEFSGLIVDIQDLEGCIISPQQAVSFVGLMGLVIK; from the coding sequence ATGAAATTCAAAATGGATTCACCAAAAATAACAGATCCAGATGCTCTACTCCCTGAACAAATATACTCACTGCAATCCAAAGATGAATTCAGTCGCTGCAGCATAAGCGATACGGTTATTGATAATCAAGAGGCTAACAAGGTTAGCTTTGATCAAGTGATTTTTAAAAATGTAACGATTATCGAGTCGTCCTTAACTGGTATTGAGCTAATGGATGTGGTTTTTGAGCGATGCGATCTATCCAATGTCGATTTTACGAATGCCATTATTCATCGAACCGAATTTAGAAACTGCAAGCTTATCGGCACAGACTTTACAAGAGGTAGATTCCAAAATGTTCGCGTGGTAGATTGCATCGGGGATTTTGCTACGTTTCGATTGGCTAATCTGAAGCAGGTTGCTTTTGAAAATAGTTCATTAATGAGTTCTGATTACTACCAATCTAACTTCCAGAAGGTCAGCTTTAGCGAGTGTAATATTGATCAAGCCACATTGTCAGGCTCTAAGCTAAACGGGATCGATCTTAGTGACTGCGAGTTCAGTGGCTTGATCGTAGATATACAAGATTTGGAGGGATGTATCATTTCGCCTCAGCAAGCTGTTTCCTTTGTGGGATTGATGGGTTTGGTGATAAAATAA
- a CDS encoding SprT family protein — protein MTNEELQLWIEQVSRDSFGVPFRHKASFNSRLSSTGGRYFTKSHNIEINPHQLAIFGREETEKIIKHELCHYHLHLAKRGYMHRDTDFKSLLAQVGGSRYCQTLPGAKARKSLPYRYKLICTACAMEYPRKRKVDPKRYRCGKCSGKLKLLALEVQ, from the coding sequence ATGACCAACGAAGAGCTGCAGCTGTGGATTGAGCAGGTATCACGGGACAGCTTTGGCGTACCCTTTAGGCACAAGGCGAGCTTTAACAGCCGATTATCTTCAACAGGCGGCCGATATTTTACCAAGAGCCATAATATAGAGATTAATCCCCATCAGCTTGCTATTTTCGGTAGAGAAGAGACAGAGAAGATTATTAAGCATGAGCTCTGCCATTATCATCTGCATTTGGCGAAGCGAGGATATATGCATCGTGACACGGATTTCAAAAGCCTACTGGCACAGGTCGGTGGGAGCCGTTACTGTCAGACATTGCCGGGTGCGAAAGCTCGGAAGTCTCTACCTTATCGGTATAAGCTGATATGTACAGCGTGTGCCATGGAGTATCCGCGCAAGCGAAAAGTAGACCCAAAGCGCTATCGCTGCGGCAAATGCTCGGGCAAGCTGAAGCTGCTGGCGCTGGAAGTCCAGTAA
- the cmpA gene encoding cortex morphogenetic protein CmpA, whose translation MPQWLCHQLMKAYYKKDRRQIKLLNECWFFYRNSAESPDFIQRNL comes from the coding sequence TTGCCACAGTGGCTCTGCCATCAACTGATGAAAGCTTATTACAAGAAGGACCGCCGTCAGATCAAGCTGCTGAACGAGTGCTGGTTCTTTTATCGTAATTCTGCGGAATCACCGGATTTCATCCAAAGAAATTTATAG
- a CDS encoding stalk domain-containing protein has product MEREQTMKKSPFNVLKFGVVGLTVAGICAGMLPMSGTALADAVNTTKPAINGPISAVPISSINNTGIQIKEVILTSSTEYLNTNIKVPQIVGMLDTKAQEEINSIILSNAQKDLALWEKDATEDAAEAKKAGFEYRPYELYIIYDLKENKTDNPSGMISLVVTTQGDTGGTGMPRVDTYNVFNTKQAQRIALSDFFGDDFKEKLNAGILAKINEEPENYFVEDFKGIDDEQGFYIENGEVVILFPKYSIAPGAMGTPEFRFSTNLTNNPKLDLSTVAKFKNVNGVSMVSLRDVANHLGYKIKWDQASRSAELQKGAQWTNVSVDKDSYFFAKMAPVSLGTAPILKKDTVYVPVKFVTDILRVEVMNG; this is encoded by the coding sequence ATGGAGCGTGAACAAACAATGAAAAAGAGTCCTTTTAACGTATTGAAGTTTGGTGTAGTCGGATTAACGGTTGCGGGGATATGCGCTGGCATGTTACCTATGAGTGGAACCGCTCTTGCTGATGCAGTGAACACCACTAAGCCTGCCATCAATGGTCCGATTTCAGCTGTACCGATTTCCAGCATTAATAACACCGGGATCCAGATCAAAGAAGTCATTCTTACATCTTCAACGGAGTACCTGAATACAAATATTAAAGTGCCACAGATCGTAGGTATGTTGGATACGAAGGCTCAGGAAGAGATCAACAGTATCATTCTATCTAATGCGCAGAAAGACCTTGCTCTTTGGGAAAAGGATGCAACTGAAGATGCCGCTGAGGCTAAAAAGGCTGGTTTCGAGTATCGCCCTTATGAGCTATATATTATTTATGACTTAAAGGAAAATAAAACGGATAACCCTTCTGGAATGATATCACTTGTCGTTACTACTCAAGGAGACACTGGTGGAACGGGCATGCCTCGTGTTGATACATACAATGTATTTAATACGAAACAAGCTCAGCGAATTGCCTTGTCAGATTTTTTTGGGGACGACTTCAAGGAGAAGTTGAATGCTGGTATCCTTGCTAAGATCAATGAGGAACCTGAGAACTATTTTGTAGAGGATTTCAAAGGGATCGACGACGAACAAGGTTTTTATATTGAAAATGGTGAGGTTGTCATCCTCTTCCCTAAATATAGTATCGCTCCAGGCGCCATGGGAACTCCGGAATTTCGTTTCAGTACCAATCTTACGAACAACCCTAAGCTCGATTTAAGCACAGTAGCTAAATTTAAGAATGTTAATGGCGTTTCAATGGTGTCATTACGAGACGTGGCGAATCATTTAGGATATAAAATCAAATGGGATCAAGCTTCACGCTCAGCTGAGCTACAGAAAGGTGCACAGTGGACAAATGTTAGCGTGGATAAAGATTCTTATTTTTTCGCCAAAATGGCACCTGTCTCTTTAGGCACAGCTCCTATCTTAAAGAAGGATACGGTATACGTTCCGGTTAAATTTGTCACCGATATTTTACGTGTAGAAGTTATGAACGGCTAG